The Ziziphus jujuba cultivar Dongzao chromosome 1, ASM3175591v1 genome segment TGCCTCAAGAAAAGTTGAAAACACAGATCTCTCTCACTCGCACACATAAATCACACAGACAAAAGTTACACAAAAAaggaagttatatatatatatacacatatatgggGCATGTGCATTGATGCATTTAGTTTAGTTGTTGCTACATTGATGCCTTATCTATCATCAAGTTTATAGTAGCTTTATCCAGTTTTAGCTATAACGAGCTAGCTAGCTAGGCTTCTTTCCCTTCAAactttctatatatatctaGATTATTTGTAGAAAAGGCTATAGTACATGATCATACTCTACTATATTCTAATATAGGACATTGCCACTATGTTGGAGCTAATTCAGACATTGAAATACGTGAGCTTGATCGGAATATTCCAACCAAGCAGTAAAGACAAATGCATAAAGTATATCAGACTCATATAGTTTGGTTTCAGTACATATTTCCAAAACACAGTTTTATTAGAGAGGTAGGCTATTCTTGATAAGCTTTCTACACCAATAGGTATCCTAAATATGAAAACCatgttcacacacacacacacacacatacacacatacacacacacacacacatacacacatacacacatacacacacacacacacacatacacacatacacacacacacacacacacacatatatatatatatacagtccgtctatggtgcggatggtcctcatgcggaccacagtattggtgacagtttttcatagtattggtgacgattttctaaaaaatcatcgttaatactacgaaaaaccgtcactaatactgcggtcctcatgcggaccgtcctcaccatagaatttctatatatatatatatatatatttatgtagagTACCAAAATACAACATTAATATAGATGTAATATCTATAGTTTAGAAATTCAAATTAAGCATAAAATGGAAGAGGAATTCAAGCTTTTCAATCCTATCAATCTAATTACATGTACACTCTCCATGAAAATGCTAATACCAAAAACAATTTCATCAACACAAGCGGTGGCATTTTTAGTTAtttccattaataaattttttcaacTTCTTTGTTAGATCCGCAAAGTATGTTGTTTAGACTCACATATCATACATCAAATCTATATATTCAAAACATGCATAAGTCCatgaaaattagaaattaaaaattaaaaagtgcaGCTAAAAAGTTCATGATATTTCATCCAGTTTTTGGATTGTATgtacttttatttctttaatatatatttgtatatatatatatatatacaatttcttATTAAATGCATAAATGGTAAACAGTGTGCTCAATGTCCTAGATTGCAAAGCATTTACAGAGATTCACATGATAattagacaaataaataaaatttcaagatGTAGCCAACCAGACCAATAAGCAACTTCctttattaaattcaaaaatccaTAACATCAAATTTGAAAAGGACCAATATTTTCCTACGTCAAAAAAGTATTCAATAATTTCGTTACTgaggcaaccaaaaaaaaaaaaatatatatatatagaatggttataattcatatttcatttttgtttcccaattaagaaaaataaaaacaaaagcaaataaGAAATAGAGTTTTATGGCCATCACCAGCATCAGCAAAGCTGTAGACGAAACCAGGCTACTTAATCAATAAACTAAACGTGCCAAGTGAATAATTACAATCTCCAAATAAAGGATTTAGAAACCCTGTACTACATAAGATTCAAACTTTAGAATGGAACTTTCTTAAACAACTTGATAGAGTTGATGATATATTGACCTAAGAAGTCTAAGTGGCTTAAACCTTATCATGTTTGCCTAGAACAGGATCATAAGCAACTAGCTTGAATTGCAATTTTGAGTGTTGGTGATTCACCTTACGAAAATGCTTTTAGTCTTATTCTAAACCAATCACCAACTACCATGTGATGAATGAAATTAATGCTATAAGGAAAAATAGTCTTTAATAAATGGAAACAAACATGTTGGATCCATGTTTAGCATGTAATGCAATGGCCAAAGttggaaaaaaagagaaaaattacaTCAGAACAGAGTATTCGCCTATATTACATATCGTGGCATGTATTCTGCAAGTTTAGTGGCCAACGCCACGTACTTCGACACTGACTGGTCCCATTGAGCTGCTCGATCCGTTATTTACTCCTCCGATGCTGGaaaaaaattgacattattaacaaaactaatatatttatatatttcttcattaaaataaaaataaataaaaaagagcctGGGCAGATCCAAGCATGAAGGTCATCAATTATTGAGAGGTCAAAATGGGAGTGGAACCAAGTCCCTTCGATGAAGATGGGTTTGGTGGCGTCTTTAGGTTGGACCTTCAAAATGCGAGGACGACAGCCATGCATGTATGGGTAAAATAATGAACAGTTGAGACATTATGAAAATCAAGTCACCACGTGCGATACTCAAAGTTATTCAAAGGTATACATCATCAATATGCTACATGTCATGAAAAAGTATTATAATGGCAACAAAGTCTCAATAAAGGAGGTTAGTTCAGTATGTACAGACAGAATAAAAGTCATCCGAGATAACTCCTCAAGATCTGAGATAATTCAGATCCGACATCCGACATAAAGTTTGACTAATGAAGATAAAAGACACAAGTCAAACTATCTTTGAATAAATATGGGGATTCTATTAACAAGACCTTGAAGACCAGGAGTCAAATGGGTAAAGTAACCACCAAGATTCTCTTCGGAAGGAAACCAATTCAAAATTGAATCGAGTCAACAAAACCCCCAAAATCCTCCTAGGATCCTGCTATCCTACATATTCAAACTTAAATTACTATAAAAAGACACAAAGGCATCTCGTTCCAAGGTATGAAAAATCAACTAAGTAGTTCAGTGTCTGACTTGAGCATGGGAATGCCTTTGGCCGGTACCACACCAGTGCCTAGGTGACCTGTCATTCATTCTCTTATCTCGTAGGTGCAAGTATTTTGCTCTAGTTGCCATACCCTTAAGCCTTGTGCcagtattttgctgagttggaggCCAGTCAAATTTCGACATCAATAGTTTAATGTGCCAGGTAAGGGCCCGTAAACAAAATTACTATTGTTGAAACTTAAGAATGGCCTCTCAAAATGATCTCCCTAAGTAAGGTGAACAAATCCTTGCTCTACAAAATGAAGTGGAAACCTTACAAACACAAATTCAAGAGGTAGCGGTATGCACGAACAAACTTAGAAGACGAACCAACAACTGATGCAGCAATTGCAACAACTTCTCCCTTTTCCAGGAGTAAGGAGAGAAGAAATGGTAGAAGTGCAGCAAAAGGACATAAGTTAAGACAAGTCGCCTCTATATAGGCTATCAAAATCCCAACCGCTCCGCAATATAGCTTTGAAGAGTCACAATGACAAGGAACGTAAAAGGAGACATGGCCAAGAATAGAGGactttaaaattaaagaaaccaCCTTAGGAAGATGTTAAAGAagatttgagagaaattgtaCAGGAAGAAGTCAAAAGGCAAAAAGGGGTAACCCAATTTGACCAACGATGGGTCTACATATGCCATTTGTCAAATGGATAATTGAGATGAATTTGCCGTCCCGCTTTGTCCCTCCGAAGTTTGACCTATATGAATGTACATCCAACCCAATGGACCATCTGACTTAGTATCATCATGCTATATTCCCTCTTGGACTACCTCATGATAGGAGAGAGGCTATAATGTGCAAGATTTTTGCTATAAGTCTTAAGGGAGCAGCTCTTACTTGGTTTGACAGTCTCAAACCAGAATCGATTCACTCCTTCAAAGAGCTGGTGAACCATTTTGGTGCACATTTTGCTTCTAGCATGAAAGTGAAAAGAGAAGCAAATCATCTTTTCACCATCACTCAAGGAAGAAATGAATCTTTGAAAGCTTGCACGCAAAGATTCAATAAGGAGAAAGTCAGCATCTTAGATTGCAATGAGTCGATCGCAATTGAAGCATTCAGGAAAGGGCTACTAAGAGAGAATCATTTGTACGAGTCACTCACAAAAAGGCTTCCTGAAATGATGTTAGAAGTCATGTCTCAGGCGGTGAAGTACATCAACCTGGAAGAAGATCGAAAGATGGAAAAAAGAGATACAGCCAGAAACATCAAGAAAGACAAACTCATTATAGAGGTAAATAGGACTATACCTCAGCAGAAGCTCGTTCGACCCCTTCGGCCTCAGACAAAAGTAACAAAGGCCGACAGAAGAAAACAAGATGAGATTAGTGATCCTTTTAAATACTATTCTCTTATGATCTCCCTTAAACGTAAAGTGGCCAAAGAAAATGACAACAAATCCATGTCACCGGGACACAGGGAAGTTTTATGCTTTTTACAATGATTATGGTCACCTCATTGCAGAGTGCAGGCAGTTGAAGTGGGAAATCAAAGCATTAATCAAAAGAGGGCTTTTGAAAGAGTTCATACCAAAAGGGAAAAAGCCAGACATAGAGGAAGAAGAACCTCAGAACAAATATGATAACATCATAAATAGCATACATGGTGATTTTGCTTGTGGAGGAGCCTtgatgagagaaagagaaaaacataTCAAGTTAGCACAAGTAATATCGGTAAGTACCCCTAACCAAAAAAATCCTAAGTTAGAATCGACCCCTTTGATTGTATTCTCAGATCATGACATGAAGGGATTGCACATGCCACATGATGACGCATTGATCATCAAGACGGATATAGTAAACAAATGGATCTTAAGGATCCTAGTAGATAGTGGTAACTCGATCAATGTCAGTTTCTTGTCAATGCTAAACAAAATGAAGTGGAATAGTGACAATATAGAGAAATTCAATGCCATGAATCTTGTGAGATTCAATGGCGAGACAAGCCGAGTTATGGGAAAGATAATCGTACCCATCCTGACAAAGGTAAAATGGTGCCTTCCAAGATGATGGTGACTGATGCAGACTCCGCCTACAATGCTATCTTAGGTAGGCCTTAGATCCATTCCATGGGGGCTGTGCCATCTTTATATCATCAGGTTATGAAATTCCTCATTGGAGATCAAGTTGTGATCGTGAAGAATGACCAAGTTAGTGCTCAAAATTGCTATGTGGCAATCATGAAAGGAAAAACTTACAGAGATAAATATTAAACCGTTATAGAAATAGCTTTGGGTGAGAAGAAGCCGAACCAAAAGGTTAGAATCGGTGCCAAATTTTCTAAAGAAATGAAGGAATGATTTCTACAATTTCTTAGAGAAAGAAAGCATTACTTCTTGTGGGATGTTTCAGACATGGAAGAAATAAACCCGGAGACAATCACACACCAACTAAATGTAGATCTAAATCACAAGctagtaaaacaaaaaagaaggaaattcgCACCCAAAAGACGTTGAGTCATCAACGAAGAAATACAGGGACTCATTCATGTAGTACACTACTCAGAGTGGCTCGTAAATGTGGTGCTAGTGATGAAGAAGAATGGAAAACCATGGGTCTGGATCGATTTTATAGACCTAAACAAAGCTTGCCCGAAGGATAGCTTTTCTCTCCTAATGATTGAAACCTTGGTGGATGTAACAACTGGACACGAGATGTTAAGTTTTTCGGATGCATACTCAGGATATAACCAAATCCTAATGTATCTAGAAGATCAAGAAAAGACCTCATTCATGACCAATCGAGGAATATATTGTTACAAGGTAATGCCCTTCGGGCTAAAAAATGTAAGGACAAATCATCAGAGGTTAGTAAACAAAATGTTTAAAGATTAGATCGGGAAAACGATGGAAGTCTATATAGATGACATGCTCGTAAAGTCAACAAAAGCAGAGGATTATCTATATCATTTAAGACAAACTTTCGATGTATTGGAGAAATACAGGATGAAATTAAACCCAACAAAGTATACTTTTAGAGTTCCAGTGGGAATGTTCCTTGGACATATAGTAACTCAAAAGGGAATCAAAGCAAACCCAAGTCAAATCAAAGCCTTGATTGACATGCCTTCTCCTCAAACTAAAAAAGAGGTAATGAAGCTAAATGGTAGAATCACAGCTTTAAGATGATTCATATCAAGGTCCTCAGACAAAAGCTACAAATTCTTCAACATTCTTAAAGGATGTAAAGATTTTGTTTGGACCGACGAATGTGAAACAACGTTTAAAGAGCTAAAGGCGTACCTCGGTTCACCTCCCCTTTTGGTAAAACCAAATCCCTAAGATGTACTTCAATTGTATCTTACAGTGTCGGACAAGGCGGTCAGttcaattttaacaaaaactGAAGGAAGAAGACAGCATCCAATTttctatgtaaataaaattttgttatatgcTGAAACCAGATACACAAATATGGAAAAACTAGTTTTGACACTAGTAGTAACAGCCTGAAAAATCAAGCCGTATTTTCAGAGCAACAAAGTAGAGGTTGTATCCTCATATCCCATATGATCTCTATTACACAAACCTGATCTAACAGGAAGAGTGGCAATCTAGACAGCGGAGCTAGCTGATCATGGAATTGAGTACATCCCAAGGTCAGCCATCAAATCCCAAGTACTAGCAGATTTTATAGCTGAATTTGCAACATCGGAAGCTGAGTCACAAGAAAGACCCGCACAAGGAAGCACTGAATCATAGAATTTGTTGTTGATGGATCTTCAAACAAAAGAGGCTCAGGAGCAGGAATTCTTCTAAAATCTCCAACTGGAAAACTTGTCGAACATTCTCTTCAATTTGGTTTTCAAGCCTTGAACAATGAGTCAGAGTATGAGGCATTGATTGCAAGATTAAATCTAACCAATAAATTCAAAGTGAGAAACTAAAGATACACAGATTCGGCACTTGTAAAAACCAGGTGAGTGGAAACTTCATGGCAACTAACCCAGTAATAGCGGCTTATTTATAGAAGGTGAAGCAGCTGCTTGGAAGATTTGAAGAAGCCGAAATAAAACAACTGCCAAGAGATGAAAATAGTCATGCAGATGCTTTGGCAAACATAGCTTCCTCAATCAAGTTTGATCAGAAAAGGACCATCCTAATAGGATATCTTCCAAGTAAAAGTATAGCTGAAGAAGAAAACCTCTCGGTTCACGAACAAGTCGATGAGGAAAGTTGGATGACTCCAATTATAGAGTACATAAACAATGGCATTCAGCCATCGGACAAGTCTGAAGCAAGGAAATTGAGAATTAAGTAAGCCAAATATTCTCAAGGGAGAATTCTATCGGAGATCGTGTCAAGGGCCTTTACTAAAGTCTTTGGGACCAACTGCAGCCTTAAAAGTCATGGTCGAGGTACATGAAGGTCACTGTGGCAATCATTTTAGAGGAAGAGCGCTATCTCGAAAAATAATGCTACACGGATTCTATTGACCAACTCTAATGAAAGACTATGATAGGTATGTAAGAGAATGTGACAAATGTCAAAGGTTTGCACCCTTATACCACATGCCAGCAAACGAACTTACAAGTGTATCAAGTCCTTGGCCTTTCATATAGTGGGAGTTTGATATCATAGGACCATTCCCTATGGTTTCAAGACAAAGGAGATTCATCATTGTAGCAACCGACTATTTCTCTAAATGGATTGAAGCTGAGGTATATCCGAAAGTTAAAGAGTTGCATCTAACAAATTTCGTGTGGAAGTTCATCATATACGGATTTGGATTGCTAAGGGTAATAATTTCAAACAGTGGGCCCCAGTTCATCAGCAAAGGATTTAGAAAGTTTTGCAACGAATGGAAGATAGAGCTCCGATATTATTCGCCAAGACATCCACAGGGGAATGGCCAGGCCGAAGCATCGAACAAGAGtatattaaatactctaaaAAAGTGACTCAAGGACTCGAAAGATTTATGGGCCAAAGAACTTCAAGGGGTCCTTTAGGCTTATAGAACAACCATACATGTAACAACAAACCAAAGTCCATTCTCTCTCGTCTATGGAGCCGAAGCAATCACACCAACCGAGatatcaaaaagaaatttatgcACAAAGGGAAACCTCAGACACCATAATGACCAGATGATGAACCAGGCACTTAAGAAGCTGAAGAGATAAGAGAAGCTACACCTGTCAGACTCTCCCAATATCAGCAAATAGTAGCAGAGCATTATAACTCAACGGTCAAGCCTCTGACTTTTTAAGTTGGTGAATTAATCCTCAGAAAAGTTTTTCTAGGATAAAAGGAGCACAATTTGGAAAAACTTGGGCCGAACTAGGAAGGACCCTATAAAGTTATCTCAGTAGCTCGGCCAGGAACATACAAAATTCAGAACCTGAAAGGCAAAACTTTTTCGAGAAACTGGCATTCAAAAAATCTATGGATTTACCACTCAACTTCTTTTTTCTGAAGATCAAGCACCATAAATTGTAAACGATGTATTTACATTATGATAAATTTTGTATTACATTTGTTAAAGCAATAAAAGCAACAGAGTTCTTTCAAAAGACACAACAGAAGCATTGAAATAAaaaggattttatttattttcaataaaatttaccaaagcAAAGCTACAAAACCCAAAGCACTGGGTATACATTGGGTAAATTTATtcgatatacatatatatatatatatatataaaaacatatatctaGGATCAGCGGCTTTCATAGCTTTCCTCTTCGGACGACGTTTCTTCTACGACTCTTAAGATTCCATTAGACAAGAAGGGGCTTTCTTGGATCAGCAGTTTTCATCTTCTGAGGGATTTCTCCTCTGAAGAAAGACTCCACCTCTCTTTCTTCCTTATCTTCTCAGACGATCAAAAATATTCCTCTAGAACAACTATGAACACTGGGAAATATTTTGAAGATATGACTACCTCACAAATTCCATCAATAGTCATGCTGCAATTCAAGAGGTAGTCGGGTGGTTTCACAATATAGGAAAAGTGTGGATAATTTCATTGATTTGGAGATGAAATCATCCACACTTCCTACTGCAATATTAGACCACCTAAGAAAATCGAGGACTCTATTACAAGCCCTCGACCATTGAGATCAACATTTCCAATACCATATGGCTATCATCGAGAGAATAAGATCATCAATGCCAGCATCCTTCAAACATTTCCACTCTTCAGTGAAAACGTAGAAGATACTGGCAATGATGATCCGATTGCCTAGTTGAGCTAAAAAAAACCAGAGCAACAATCTTTCTAACATAATGagggaagaaagagaagaagaaagaatgaaGAAGATAGATGTTATCTTAACATGCGCCTTGGGAATAGGGAAATAAATCGAGACATACATGTAAGTGAAACCTTTTGTATTCTAATTTACTCGCATCTTTTCATATCTAAGATAATCATATCCATCGTCATAATTATCTCaaattatgattaataaaattaaatgatctTCGAAAATCAAAATGTCACGATGTTATCAAGAAAGATGTGGAACATCACATGTAAGGAACGTTTGacctaaaaaaaatttgagcctCCACATAAAAGCTTCAAACTAGTCTCAGACTAGAGATAGCTCAGCATGTATGCACCAAGTGAGAAATAGTTTGGTCCATGTCGAGTTAAACCTTCAAGCTAGTCTTAGACTTGATCGACTAAAGATAGCTACCCAGTGAGAGTGCCGGATTAAAGCGACAAGCAGTCTCAGACTAAATAGTAAAAAAGCTCGATTGGTATGCAACCCAAAGGGTTTAACCAGACATAACTGAGCAGTAAAAGAGTTACAACATATGTCCCACAGAAAGGACAAGTAACCAAACATAAACGAAACAAAATGTTGAAGAATAACATTACGTAAATCACCTTTTCCAAGTCGAGGCATACAAATTATTAGGTTTAAACCTCGCCAAACAGAAGGGTGAAAATGGTAAATGTATGGCTACAAGTTAAAGATAAGAGATTGTTTTTATATCGATCTTCTGACTTAAGGATTGGAAGACTCGAAGTTGGAGTATAATATAGCGACATAGATAAGATCATAACAAGATATCAAATCCAATTCATTTTCAACAACATGAAGTTTTATTCCATTTATGAATAAATCAATTGCAAAATAAGCTCGGACACTCAATTACAATAGTAAACTTGAGTACTTCGTAAGAGCTACAAATCtacaaaagaaaatagaaaagctACAAAAATTGTAGAAACATCGATGCCATACATTGGTGTCAAACAATTTCACCAGCTGCTCAAAATCATCTTTGGAAGTGGAAGGACAAAAGTTTTCCACCCTAAAGTAGATGAATAAATCCACTTCTCAGTTGGAGGATCCTTTCTTTCTGAAGAACCAAAATGCTTAGAACTTTGGAGCCTTTTTCAAAAGATACTCATGAAACTTGAAGAAGGTCCATCCAAAACTGAACCATTGATTTTCAGAAGAACATTactacaatatttttattatccaaTCAAGATTTGGAGAAGTTATGCAAAAGCAACGACTTGAAAAACACTGTTTTGTTCGAAGACATAAAATGGAAGATCTGGCTCTCATTTTATCATCCAAACAAGCACAAGAGCAAAAGATGGAACCTTTTAGGTTCCACCGCACTTTGTCAAGTCAAAAGCTTGATtgaataacaaaacaaaagccAGTCATTTGATAGGAGGAAGCACGAATTCAATATAGTGCCATGGGCTGTAAATAGACAGCTTAAAGAGGATATCAAATTTCACAGCAGATAGAGAAAttgagaatttaaaattcaaaatcaagaATTATTCACAAATAAGATAAGGAAAGGTTACAAATTATGTTTATCAACAAACATAATTATCAGAAATATGAATTTGTCCaaatattaacccaaaaaaaaaatttaagcaggTTAAGGATTTTCAGCCACAGCTTTAGTGTTCTCATCTTCATCAATCGTAATTGGTGACTTCGGATTTTTGAATTAGAAGGAGACGAGCTAGCATTTGCCATTCCAATATCGGGGTTCGCAGCAAGCTTGGAATC includes the following:
- the LOC107424188 gene encoding uncharacterized protein LOC107424188, whose product is MCKIFAISLKGAALTWFDSLKPESIHSFKELVNHFGAHFASSMKVKREANHLFTITQGRNESLKACTQRFNKEKVSILDCNESIAIEAFRKGLLRENHLYESLTKRLPEMMLEVMSQAVKYINLEEDRKMEKRDTARNIKKDKLIIEVNRTIPQQKLVRPLRPQTKVTKADRRKQDEISDPFKYYSLMISLKQCRQLKWEIKALIKRGLLKEFIPKGKKPDIEEEEPQNKYDNIINSIHGDFACGGALMREREKHIKLAQVISVSTPNQKNPKLESTPLIVFSDHDMKGLHMPHDDALIIKTDIVNKWILRILVDSGNSINVSFLSMLNKMKWNSDNIEKFNAMNLVRFNGETSRVMGKIIVPILTKVMKFLIGDQVVIVKNDQKVKQLLGRFEEAEIKQLPRDENSHADALANIASSIKFDQKRTILIGYLPSKSIAEEENLSVHEQVDEESWMTPIIEYINNGIQPSDKSEARKLRIK